ATTACAACAATCCCTCTAACGTTAATTGTGCGTTTTTCCTTAAAGTCCAGCCGTTTTTGCCAGAACGGTAAGCTATATCTTCTAAAACACTTAATATTGTTTGCTTTTTAGGCGTCGTCCCATTTTTCAACAGAGGCATGATATTTAAAACTATCTCATCAAAATCAACAACTTTATTCTCTCTTTCCATTCTCCTAAGATAACTTATAATATAGTATTTTATCCTCAATTTAACATCTATTTGCGCCGTGAACTTTTTGTTTTCTTTTATACTATATATTTCTGTTTCTTCATCATAATCAAATTTTTCAAGCAATAATGGCGTCAAATCTGAATACTCTTTTTTTAATAAATCTAAAAATCCCAGCTCTAACCCTTTAATAATCAATTCGTCATTTATTTGCTCCAAACTAGCTCCGTTGTTTTTTGCAATTATTCCCTCTATCGTCTGCATTACTATATCCGCTATCTTCATCCCTAGATTCGCTTTCATTATTGATTTCGGATTCTTTACTTTCCTGAAATTTATTATAAGCTGCCCCGATAAAACTGTAAATGGATTTTGTCTTTTCTTAAAACTTGTCTGTCCGTTTTTTTGCGACACTGCTCCCGCATATTCAAAACCACAACTTTCCGCAGTATCTATAATCAAATGCCAAAATTCAGGGTCTTTATGTGCAAAAACAAAAGATAACCACCTATCATATTTTAATACACGATACATTTCTTTTATGCTCTTTGATATTAATTCATTGTAATCCTCTTTTGTTTTATTATGCTCCCCACCTTCTATTGCTTCAAGTTCATAATCTTCTTCGCTGACTTTTAAATCAAGCCATGCGTTCCACATTACAGATAAATCTAAATAAGGAATTTTTTTCCCGTATGGAGGATCCGTGTAAATATAGTCAACTGTTTCATTCTTTATAAATGATAAATCCGTTGCCGTACCTTTGACAATTTGAATATTGTCAATCGTCTGCTCATTGATGAAATACTCTATTTCTTTTTTGGCTTCTAATATGCGTTTAAATCTGAGTTCAAAATATTTGATTATATTAAGATTTGAAGGTTGAGGAGCGTTTCTATATCTAAAATATCTAAAAACAGATTCTCCTCCGCCAAATTCCCCACCGACAGCATACCAAGTTTTATTTGCTCTTCCTATAATACCTGAAAATATTAACAATAAAGAATCTCTTATATTTTTATCTTTCTGCTTTAAAATTGTTGATTTTAACAATGCAAGTTTTGCTGTCTGCTCATCGCTAAATAGCTTGTCCACTGTATCAACGTCAGAACTTTTTGGCAGTGCAAGTTTTCTAGGCAATGGATATTTCTTCAAGGACTGTTTAATTTCTTTTTCTGTTTTCGGCTCTTTCTCTATATATTCTTGCTTTACTTGGCTAAATGCTGCACCTAATTCAGACACTTTAACTGGCGATATTAAAGATTTTACTAAAAATACAGCCATCGGATTTAAATCTATGTTTATCGCTTTTCGCCCATTCATTAACGCTTCTATTGCCGTTACGCCCGAACCGCCAAAAGGGTCTAACACTATATCCCCTTTTTGCGTAAAATTTTTTATATATTCTGCGACAACATTCCATACTTGTCGTGTAAAATATCCATGAACTCCACAATGTCTTTTTGCTGCTCTTTTTTTTACTTCAATCTCATCTAATAAAGGCCTATTCCCATAATCAAAACTATTCCTATATTTTTTACACGGCTCATAAACAAAATCTTTCCCACTGTGAAAACTATCAGACGAAATGTAATATTTCAACTTTTCCCAATTGTCGTTTATATCTTCTATCGCAAAAAATAAAATTGGCCTCTCCAATATTGAAGTTCTAAAAAGTGAAAACTCTCTGCCATTGCATAAAGCAAAATATAAACTCCTTATTTCAGGATGCATCGCATAACTGTATACCTGCTCAATATTTCCACCGCTTATAATATTTTCTTTCGGCGCTTTCGCATCTATAACACAAGAATATTTCCCTTCTATTTCTAACAAATAATCAGGAATTATTGGAATTTCTTTTTGTTGACTCCCTATTTTCAATTTAAAACTTTTACTGCGCACTATGCTTTCTTGTCTATACCCCAAACTTTTCAGCAAAGGCAAAATTATCTCTTCCCTGACACTGTCTTCTTTAAAATCCAAGTTTTTAAAAAGTTCCTTAAATTTTAATTTATTAAATTCAGGAACTATATAATCTACCTTTGGCATTTCCAGCTCCATTTTAGAGGTATTTTTGTTTTTATTAAAATAGTGTTTTTTACCTTTATACAGCGTTTTTATTATATTTACGCTCTAAATACATCAAAATTTTAGCCAGGAAGCTTCTTTTAAAATCTACCGCTTTGTATGGACAGAGTTCATGACAGCAAAAACAGCTTATGCATTTTTCGTCTGTCACTGAAGGATATTTTTCGTTATCTTTTCTTTTTATGGCTTTTACTGGACAGGATTTCGCACAAAACATGCATCCAACGCATTTTGAAATATCAATTACCGGCCTAATCCATAAAAATTTGCCTATGATTTTTACCAGAGGTTTCGGCACTATATCAAGTGCTTTGGTTTGTGGAAACGAAAATTTATTTAAATTGAAATCTCCTGGAAGCACGCCAACAATCGACAAGCGGGTTA
The window above is part of the Candidatus Endomicrobium procryptotermitis genome. Proteins encoded here:
- a CDS encoding type I restriction enzyme HsdR N-terminal domain-containing protein, with protein sequence MPKVDYIVPEFNKLKFKELFKNLDFKEDSVREEIILPLLKSLGYRQESIVRSKSFKLKIGSQQKEIPIIPDYLLEIEGKYSCVIDAKAPKENIISGGNIEQVYSYAMHPEIRSLYFALCNGREFSLFRTSILERPILFFAIEDINDNWEKLKYYISSDSFHSGKDFVYEPCKKYRNSFDYGNRPLLDEIEVKKRAAKRHCGVHGYFTRQVWNVVAEYIKNFTQKGDIVLDPFGGSGVTAIEALMNGRKAINIDLNPMAVFLVKSLISPVKVSELGAAFSQVKQEYIEKEPKTEKEIKQSLKKYPLPRKLALPKSSDVDTVDKLFSDEQTAKLALLKSTILKQKDKNIRDSLLLIFSGIIGRANKTWYAVGGEFGGGESVFRYFRYRNAPQPSNLNIIKYFELRFKRILEAKKEIEYFINEQTIDNIQIVKGTATDLSFIKNETVDYIYTDPPYGKKIPYLDLSVMWNAWLDLKVSEEDYELEAIEGGEHNKTKEDYNELISKSIKEMYRVLKYDRWLSFVFAHKDPEFWHLIIDTAESCGFEYAGAVSQKNGQTSFKKRQNPFTVLSGQLIINFRKVKNPKSIMKANLGMKIADIVMQTIEGIIAKNNGASLEQINDELIIKGLELGFLDLLKKEYSDLTPLLLEKFDYDEETEIYSIKENKKFTAQIDVKLRIKYYIISYLRRMERENKVVDFDEIVLNIMPLLKNGTTPKKQTILSVLEDIAYRSGKNGWTLRKNAQLTLEGLL